actatcataaataaaaaaaaaaaaagaaactgtgggTTTAGAAGTTTGCTGGGGTGTTTTGGATCCAGGCAAGAGGCTGGGGCTCGAGGCCTTCCAAAGTGTATCCTTTTCTCCATCCCTGATGAGCTCTCTTCCACCTTTTGTCATCCTgtattagtctttttctttttttaagattttatttatttattcatcagagacacagagagaggcagagacacaggcagagggagaagcaggctccatgcaggagcccaatgcaggactcgatcccaggaccccaggatcacaccctgggctgaaggcggtgctaaactgccacccaggctgcccggtcTTTTTCTAGAAcgtttcatttttgtcttttttttttttccctttgtcttttctcCATGCAGCATATGCCTTTACTTAAAGATCAGATTCATCAaaggtttcattcatttattcatccttttAATCCACAAATATGTAGAGCATTGAATCTGGACAAAAGTTATGAGCCAGGCCCCTGAGATGGACGTATGAATTTTGAAGATACATAGAACAGAAATGCTTCTTTCTCATTATTAacagtaaaaaagaaagttgaagatGGATAGCATCCTCCAGGGGTTTTCAGGTGATCTTTGCCTAGGAGCCATGAAGCTCCTGAAatcatttgcaaaattatttgcaaaatgtgATGCTTcgaacctttttcttttcttttctttctttctttttttatttttttagggaagAAGATCCATAACTTTTATCAGATTTTCAAAGGCTTTTGTGAGCCCCCAAAGTTAAGCATCGCAGATCTGGTCTTATGTATCATCCCACGGAGGAACACTTTCCATAATCCAACTTCTTTTAACCGCCAGCACCTCACAGTGGACAGCTGCTCTCATGTTGAGCAGCTCTCTACCCGTTGGCTATTCCCACCCTGTGCTAAAACTGTCCTCCTTATAGCTCCTGACGGGGGTCCTGCCCTCTCTGCAGTGACGCCATACAAGTGGGCCCTCAACACCCATCCAGTACCTGAGATCCACTAGGTCCCTCTACCCGGATTCTTCCCTTCCCTAACATCAGGTTAGGCATGCTAAGTTCTTTCCACCACTTGTCAGTAGGTGTGTTCCTGTGTCGGACATAGGAAACTACAAAGAGGCCAAGACAGTTTGGATGAGGCCTTGGGCCTCAGGGGGCTCTGGCTGGGGAAGCAGTAGGACAAAACTGCCACGAAAATGCCGATAGAGGCGCAATTCAGCAACGGTTTATTGAGCACGTACTGGGACCAAGTCTGTGCTAGGTGCTTTCCAGAGATTACCTCCAGCTGTCTCGCTTCTGCAAAGTAGGTGTCCTGCTCATCTCGCATAATCAGAAActaggtgggggcggggggggcggttGTGACTTGCTGGAGGCACAGAGCTGGTAAGCAACATTTCTGGAACTGGAAACCAGCTACGTCTAGTCTACATGATGCCTTTATTTTCCACAACATCATGTttctagaaggtttttttttttttttttttttttttttttgcgtgagCAGGTAAGCTTTATTTCTACTTTCAAACTCTTACGACTTTGCATGAAGTCCTCACCCCTAATCTGAGAGATGGCAGGAACTGTACCAAACGACCCACGCCCGCCACAACACAGTGGTGTCCCACCCCCCTTGGGGAAAGGGCGCTTACACTACATACTTTTGGAGACACCCCAAAGGTTGTCTGGCACTTTGGTATAGAAAGGATTTGGTCCAATTTCTTATTGGCTCAGGATAGTAAAAGGCACATAGAGTTGGTTGTTCAGCTCCTCGGGGTAGTGTGGAGCGGAAAGTAGACGGGGTCTGGGACAGAAGGGCAGACCGCCAGGGTGGGCTCGGGGTCTGCACGACAGAGGTAGTTGATCCTGGGCGGCCGCAGGGTGGCTGAGGGCAGCCCGAGTGCTCAGGCTGCGTAGATGCTGCTCTCGTGGTTTTTGTCTGCCCAGTCCACCAGCTCACTGCTCTGAAACCATAGCTGGATCTCCCTCCGGGCCCCCTCCACGGAGTCGCTGGCGTGAATGATGTTCCTGCTGATGTGGATGCTGAAGTCCCCCCTGATGGTGCCGGGGGTGGCCTCAGCTGAGTCGGTGTGTCCTATCATGGTCCTCGAGGAGCACACCACACTGGGGCCTTCCCAGACCATGGCCACCACGGGGCCGGAGGTCATGTAGCTGATGAGCGGTGGGTAGAAGGGCTTCCTCTGCAGGTCATGGTGGTGCTCAGCAAGGACTCTCTCTGGCGCCTGCAGCATCTTCATCCCCACCAGCTTGAAGCCCCTCCTCTCAAAGCGCTGGATCACGTCCCCCACAAGCCGCCGCTGCACCCCATCCGGCTTCACTGCAACCAGGGTCCGCTCTCGAGTCCAGGAGGACCCTCCCGAGTTGGGGTGCGCGAGCAGGCTCGGTCCGGGGGCCCACGGGCCACTCAGCAGCCCCGGCAGCGAGGCGCGCCCCAAGACGCCACCCATGACCCCGGCCCGCGGGCCGCTGGAGCCTGTTTCTAGAAGGTTTAAGCCAAGATTGACCTTCCAGCAGCTGATGTGATGAGGGAAGCAGTCCAGTCGGAGGGAGGAGGCTGCTTGGAAGTAAGAGGCGGAGCGAAGGAAGGAC
This DNA window, taken from Canis lupus baileyi chromosome 17, mCanLup2.hap1, whole genome shotgun sequence, encodes the following:
- the LOC140608211 gene encoding nucleoside diphosphate kinase, mitochondrial-like, which encodes MTKSCPGCAQPGSDPSPAERRLAGAAGRDSRVRAGSEASIGTFTAASSLRLDCFPHHISCWKVNLGLNLLETGSSGPRAGVMGGVLGRASLPGLLSGPWAPGPSLLAHPNSGGSSWTRERTLVAVKPDGVQRRLVGDVIQRFERRGFKLVGMKMLQAPERVLAEHHHDLQRKPFYPPLISYMTSGPVVAMVWEGPSVVCSSRTMIGHTDSAEATPGTIRGDFSIHISRNIIHASDSVEGARREIQLWFQSSELVDWADKNHESSIYAA